Genomic DNA from Larus michahellis chromosome 3, bLarMic1.1, whole genome shotgun sequence:
GACGGTGGTGCTTCCATCCCAGCCGGGCTGAGGTGGCTTTGCAGGATGGGGCAGCGCTCCATAAAACGCCGCAGCGAGAAAAAGCATCAGACCGGCCTTCCgcctcccagtgttcccagtgtcGGGCACTGGGGACCAACTGGGGATGTTGTAGCCCCTctgggctctgcccagccccgcGTCCCCTGCCCCGCGTGGTCCCTGCAAAGCTCACCCAGGAGCCATCCAGGCTGGACGAGCACCCACCAGCAGTTCACCGGATCCCAGTCTGCCTCCCATAGGAGGGGACCTGGGAATTCGGGGTAACTGGGTGAAAACTCACACGGGGTGGCAAAGCCCAGCCAGGACTAGCGGTTAaagcagggggtgtgggggaaaaGGGGGACCTGCAGGACCCGTACCTTGATTTCCCCTTGCGAACAGGCATGTCGCAGCTTGCCGAACCctggggaggggactgggggggggggggggggatcttTTGCACCCTTATGGGGGACCTTCAGTTTGGaaccattttgcttttcttcctagaccatcctaaaaaaaaataaaaaaaaaatctcagtgccCTCATCTCCTCTCTCTGTGTTTCCCTCACCCTTGAAGGGTCAGGGTGTGAAAagttgcgggggggggtggcGAGGAGGGGGCTGTGCAGGGGTGGCAGGGCCGtttccagctccctcctccctccccttcacaaaataataataattaataatgataaaagggggaaggggggggggggagcagaattgggtcgggggggggtgtgtgtgttggggggtgctgcctccctttcccctctcctggaagaggtggggggggtgtgtgctgggcagagggtggggagaagTTTTTTTCTCCCCCGCTCCATCCTGGCCGGGGCTCACGGAGTTTGCAAACAAGGAGGAGCAGCGAGTCCCTTCGGTGTCATTGGAggaggtgttgggtttttttttttttttttttttttggtgtgggcttttttttttttttttttcttttttttttttttcctttccaaggagCTGATAAATACGGGGGAGGCCGGGCGGGAGGCTGGGATTGCGCGGGGACCCCCGAGGGCAGCGCAGCGCGGCGGGGCAGAGGCGGGTCGGGgtcggggctggcggcggggaggggggcggccgcggggccgggccatGGCTGCGCTGCTCGGCACCTACCGCTGGCCGGAACGGCTGGAGGGGGACGCCAGCGAGGGGCTGCCTCCGGGGCCCCCCCAGCGTTGTCCGGCGGGAGAGAAAAGCTCCGAGAGCCGCATCCGCCGGCCCATGAACGCCTTCATGGTGTGGGCGAAGGACGAGAGGAAGCGGCTGGCGGTGCAGAACCCCGACCTGCACAACGCGGAGCTCAGCAAGATGCtcggtgaggagaagggaggggtgcggggtttttggggagggggggggggggaatgtgtgtGTCACCCCGGGGGTGGGCGCCCCTGCATCCAAACGGGCATCCCCGGGGGTGCGAAACCTGTCCGGATCCAAATACGCCGGGGATGGGCGTCCgcgcacccccccacccccccccccccacacacacacaccccgggcaTCCCGCGGGGTGCAAACCCTCTCCGGATCCAGTGCCCTGGGGGTGGGCATGCACGTACTTCCCCGGGCATCCCCGGGGGTGCAAACACCCTCTCCGGATGCAGTACCCCGGGGGTGGGCACCCACGTACCCACCTGGGCATCCCCGGGGGTGCAAACCTTGCTCCGAGTCTGGCAGCCTGCGGTGCGTGCACCCACCCGGGCATCCTCAGGGGTGCGAATCCTATCAGGATCCAATACCCCCGGGGGTGGGCACCCAGGCACCCATCCGCCATCCCACGGGGTGCAAACCCTGTCCGGATCCAATACCCCTGGGGTGGGTACCCATGTACCCACCCAGACATCCCATGGGGTCCAAACCCTCTCTGGATCCAATACCCCTGGGCTGGGCACCCATGGACTCATCTACCATCCCATGGTGTGCAAACCCTCTCTGGATCCAATACCCCTGGGTATTTACCCGATTTAACGGGAGTGGGCATCCATCCACTATCCCATGGGGTGCAAACCCTGTCCAGATCCCTGGGGTGGGCACCCTTGCACCCACCGAGACATCCCATGGGGTCCAAACCCTCTCTGGATCCAATACCCCGGGGTGGGCACCCATGCACCCATCGGCCATCCCATGGGGTGCAAACCCTGCCTGCATGGGGACCCGTGCACCCTCCCTGCCACCCCGCGGGGACCCCTGCGAGGGTCTGGCACCAGCTCCTTGGGGTGCCTGCATCCTCCCGGCCTCCCCATGGGATACAGACATGTCCggcaggcagggggtgggcacCCACATGGCCACGCTGTGGGGTGCAAAGCCCGGGTCCGAAGTCCTGCGGCAACATCCACCGGGCTACCTTGTGGGGTGCAAATCCCGACGGGGTCCCGCACCCCAAGGGAGCGGACACCCAGGGCGCAAACCCCAGCGGTGACCCACACTCTGGGTGCgtgcagccccccccggccacccctcACAGGGTGCGAAGCCTGGTGGTCTCCCACACCCCGGGGGACAGGCACCCACCGAGGGTAAAACCCCCCCGAGGTGCAGACCCCCAGGCTGCCAGTGCCTGGGATCCCCCGGTGCAGCGCAAGGAGGGACCCTCAAATTTCCCTGGCCTGTCTTTGCTGTCTCACTTTGTCCCCCAACTTACTAGCCCACCCCGATATTGCATGTccagggggtggtggggtgtttctgctgtttctttttaagggaTCACAACCCATTTTGAATACACATTTGTCTCCCGCTCCCCATCCGGTTTCCCCCTTATCCCAATCCTTAAATTTTATGCAAAACCAAGCGGGCAAACAGAAACAACCAGCCCAGACGGCCTGAGAAAGAGCTGCCGGAATCGCAACACAGCTTTGCTGTCCGGCCTCTCCCCCAAAGTTTCTGTTTCCCCGCACAgttttgtggtgttttctttgctgctttgggTTTTCTCCTCGCTGCTTCGCCACGCAGCGTCTCTGCTTATCCGTGTCATTTCTGCTGTCCCTTCGGCAGCGCGAAGGCATCCGTATCCTCATTTCTCCCTCTACCCtgagggacagccctggggcagccccaCCGTGGGATgcgaccccccaccccccccccggccccgccgctgcttCTCCGTCCTGTATCTTGGGGACATTTTGCGTATCTCAAACAGGGAGCAGCGAGGTCACGGTGCCCGGGTCTCGCCGCGTCCCGGTGCGTGTCCCAGCAGGGCACAGGCTGGGACGCGTCCAAGGGACGCCACGTCCTGACCCCCTGCTCAGCCGGGCATGGCCTCGGCCGTCCCCGCTCAGCGTCGGGGCTCTCCGTCCCAGAGAGGCACTGCAGGATCAAGCCGTGGAGCTGGGGGGGAGGTTTATTTGCCCTGATtatggtcctttccaacctaaacccttttctgattctgtgatttatttgaaGCGGGGCTCAGCTAACCCTgacacctccccccaccccggttcGGGGACTTGGGATGGGGGACTCGGTGGACCTATGGTGGCTTCAGTCCCCCTCTTCTTCACCCTCCTGCTGCCGTCCTGTCCTCCCGCGGGGTGTGCGGGCTGCGTCCTCCATGCGCCAGCTGGGATATTGGGAGCCCCGACTTTGTCCTTGGGTTGCGTGCCTGCCAATTTTTGGAGGGAgcactcttccccccccccggctccctcccccaATACGGCCTCCGTGGGCGCTAAGGGGAGTTTTCTCCGTTTCAGGCAAGTCCTGGAAGGCTCTGAGCCTCTCGCAGAAGCGTCCCTACGTGGAGGAGGCCGAGCGGCTGCGGGTGAAGCACATGCAAGATTACCCCAACTACAAATACCGGCCCCGGCGCAAGAAGCAGGTCAAGCGCATCTGCAAGCGGGTGGACCCCGGTTTTTTGCTGGGCAACCTGACGCGGGACCAAAACGCCGTGCCGGAGAAGCGGAcctgcggccgggccgggggggagaAAGAGGGTCCGGGTGAGTACCCGCCTCGCCCGGGGCTGCCGGCCGGCCGGGGATACCGGGAAGCTCcgtgcagcagcagcggcagcagcaccaGCGTGGACACCTACCCCTACGGGCTGCCCACCCCCCCGGAGATGTCTCCGCTGGACGCCATAGACCCCGAGCAGAGCTTCTTCTCCTCGCCCTGCCCCGAGGAGCATCACCGCTCCCACCTCGCCGGAGCCACCTACTCCCCGGAGTACGCAGGCAGCTCCCTCCCGTGCAACCACCACCCTCTCAGCCCCATCCCGCAGCCGGCCACCTGCATGATCCCCCCGGCCTCCAGCtgcactcctcttcctcctcctcctcctcctcccagctacTACACGCCCGccttcccctccctggccccccccagcctccaTGCCCACCTGGGCCAGCTCTCCCCGCCACCCGACCACCACGGCTTTGACACCTTGGACCAGCTGAGCCAAGCCGAGCTCCTGGGGGAGATGGACCGCAACGAGTTCGACCAATATCTCAACAACCCCGGCCACGGCGACCACCACGGCGGCGTCTTGGTCAACGGACACGTCCCGGCGTCCGGCAGCTCCCACGCCTCCGAGACCAGCCTCATCTCCGTCCTCGCCGATGCCACGGCCACCTACTACAATAACTACAGCGTCTCCTAGACCCCCGGCCGGGGCCCAGGAAGGACCCGACACAGTATTACCAGGCGTTGCTGCCCGGAGACGTCGCTCGCCACCACCCCTCAGGGTGACCGAGTCCGAACCGTGAGGGCTGCGGAGTCTCCTCGGTGGCGTAGGTAAAGGATTTCGGTCGTCAGCTCACCACCGGTGCAAAGCCTGGGGTGCCCTGCTcccagcggggccggggagggcatTTCCCAATGCCGAAACCCTTGGGCCAAGTCCCTCTTCCAAAGCAGAGATGCTCCCGGCAGCGTGGGAAGGTTGCCTGTCGTTTCGGGGCACCCCCAGCTCTGCTTTGGAGTCGGGAGGGCGGCAGcaatcccccccccaccccccaaaacggCAGCTCTGAAGTCTTGTCAGGGGCAAAAATCCccctggaaagggaaaaggcgagggatggggcgggggggaagggaagatTTTGGTAAAGGGTCTGCGAGCCACTCTCGGCTGCTGGCGTCGGCGTTGCGGCAGCCCGTGCGCCGGTGGGGGCGAAACCTGCctcgtccccccgcccccagacCTGGAGTTGGGGGCTTCAATCCTAAAGgggaggggacaccagggatgcTGCCGGGCTATCCCTGGGGatgcgcggcggggggcggcaggggggcaGCCAGCCCCCCGGGGCGCTCAGCTTTGCGCCTTCCCGAGGAGTGTAAGAGCAGGGCTTGGAAAAAGCAGGATGCGGCCGGCATCCGCGTCCCCCGCCATGGCTTCCCCTCGGCCCCCCAGCGGAGCCGCCCTCCCCGGAGCGCGGCCTGGGACGAGCACTTGGGGCAAAGAGGTGATGATGTAGCAGACacgtgtttttatttttttaatcaaacaccCTTCGAAGGCGAAGGCTTCACGTTTCGAGCCGCGGTGCCCAATGCCTCTTCTAACTCCGGCTTATTATTGCTTGTAATAAAGCTGTACATTGATTTATTCCTGCCATTATTCCTCCTCCTCGGATTTTGTATTGCTCGAGttctcttccttttcataaagatgaagctttattttaaatcagttaTATGACATGATTAATCTTAGTGTTTACTGTATGGCACTTGGTAATGATTAGTTAGTAGCGTGACTATGATTTTCTGGTTTCAGTCCCAAGCGTGTATTAATAATAATTGcaaataatacttaaaaaaaaccccacaaaccaaacccacaacttCACAGGTTTTTAAGCTAATACATTCCATCTTTTTTGTGTGACTCTATGCATTTTGAATGAGTGTAGATATGagtttgcataaaatatttaa
This window encodes:
- the SOX7 gene encoding transcription factor SOX-7; the protein is MAALLGTYRWPERLEGDASEGLPPGPPQRCPAGEKSSESRIRRPMNAFMVWAKDERKRLAVQNPDLHNAELSKMLGKSWKALSLSQKRPYVEEAERLRVKHMQDYPNYKYRPRRKKQVKRICKRVDPGFLLGNLTRDQNAVPEKRTCGRAGGEKEGPGEYPPRPGLPAGRGYREAPCSSSGSSTSVDTYPYGLPTPPEMSPLDAIDPEQSFFSSPCPEEHHRSHLAGATYSPEYAGSSLPCNHHPLSPIPQPATCMIPPASSCTPLPPPPPPPSYYTPAFPSLAPPSLHAHLGQLSPPPDHHGFDTLDQLSQAELLGEMDRNEFDQYLNNPGHGDHHGGVLVNGHVPASGSSHASETSLISVLADATATYYNNYSVS